Proteins encoded together in one Triticum dicoccoides isolate Atlit2015 ecotype Zavitan chromosome 7B, WEW_v2.0, whole genome shotgun sequence window:
- the LOC119337185 gene encoding uncharacterized protein LOC119337185 produces the protein MGTGQIVAVLQIGGEFTTDADGLMSYSGGEAHAMLIKSDWTFSAFKHEISSTLNNLKVDQFLFKYFLPKNNRTLISISNDKDLRRMVEFHAESETTYVYVIQKVDNSAKSVVADSATPTNAIAVVPTTPDGSKRQKVCAEWKDVITGVGQVFESPKDFRDALHKYAIAHKFHYRFIKNDSTRVTAECTGEDCPWRIHASKSPANIDFMIKKMSETHTCESETVKSHRLASQRWVASVIKEKLRDSPHYRPRDIANDLQQEYGLCLNYSQAWRGRSIAQRELYSAHDEACIQLPLFCERIKETNPGSVATVVTMEDSKFCFFVAFHASLYGFEHGCRPLLFLDAVSAKPNKQWKLLTATSVDGEGDVFPVAFTVVDKESRENWHWFLEQLKYSLSASHDITFISNGENGLWDEVPLVFPDSHHGYCMDFLIEAFKRQLDDAWTEEVRDAMVELLKRAIFSCTVDEFNQYMEQIKSESDKLAEWLLEIKPERWSDALFMGWRYGQYSCNISDTVVDWIPTRYELPVVQLVDTIRCKLMEMMYTRRESCNEWPDGLTPAANQKLQEEVSKAHSLNVMPTESDGDGNLFKVCDDSVNVVNIETCDCTCRKWNVSGLPCMHAIAVFERTGRYAYDFCVEYFTTKRYRSTYSMSINPIPDVTLTDNSQSPATLPFPIQTRRRVGRPKEKPADPRITIKRAVRCSRCKGYGHNKATCKIPISGEALPALPPAELSDVHSRVESCS, from the exons ATGGGGACGGGACAAATTGTGGCTGTTCTTCAGATAGGTGGTGAATTCACCACAGATGCTGATGGGCTTATGTCCTATTCTGGTGGAGAGGCACATGCAATGCTTATCAAAAGTGACTGGACTTTCAGTGCATTTAAGCATGAGATATCTTCAACGCTTAATAATCTCAAAGTCGACCAGTTCTTGTTCAAGTATTTCCTCCCAAAGAATAATAGAACCTTGATTTCTATTTCCAATGACAAGGACCTACGTCGCATGGTTGAATTTCATGCAGAGTCAGAGACGACATACGTTTATGTCATACAGAAGGTCGACAACAG TGCAAAGAGCGTTGTTGCTGACTCGGCCACTCCTACAAATGCAATTGCTGTTGTCCCAACAACTCCGGATGGGTCTAAGAGACAGAAGGTGTGCGCAGAGTGGAAGGATGTGATCACTGGAGTCGGCCAAGTATTTGAAAGCCCTAAGGATTTCCGGGATGCCTTGCATAAGTATGCCATTGCACATAAGTTCCATTACAGATTTATCAAGAATGACTCAACTCGTGTTACTGCGGAATGTACTGGTGAAGATTGCCCATGGCGGATACATGCTTCCAAGTCTCCTGCCAACATAGATTTCATGATCAAGAAAATGTCTGAAACACACACCTGTGAATCTGAAACTGTGAAAAGTCATCGTTTGGCGTCACAGCGATGGGTTGCTAGTGTTATAAAGGAAAAGTTACGTGATAGCCCACACTACAGGCCAagagacattgcaaatgatctccAACAGGAGTATGGACTGTGCCTAAATTACTCGCAGGCTTGGCGTGGAAGATCAATTGCTCAGAGAGAACTTTATAGCGCACATGATGAGGCATGCATCCAGCTACCATTGTTTTGTGAAAGGATTAAGGAAACAAACCCTGGAAGTGTGGCAACAGTAGTGACTATGGAAGATTCAAAATTCTGTTTCTTTGTTGCCTTCCATGCATCGCTTTATGGTTTTGAGCATGGGTGCAGACCACTCCTTTTCCTTGATGCAGTATCTGCAAAACCGAATAAGCAATGGAAGTTACTGACTGCTACTTCAGTTGATGGGGAAGGCGATGTGTTCCCAGTTGCATTCACTGTAGTGGACAAGGAGAGCCGTGAAAATTGGCATTGGTTTCTTGAGCAACTAAAATATTCACTGTCGGCATCTCATGACATAACATTCATATCTAATGGAGAAAATGGATTATGGGATGAAGTACCATTGGTGTTCCCTGACAGTCATCATGGATATTGCATGGACTTTCTTATTGAAGCATTTAAGAGGCAATTGGATGATGCATGGACTGAAGAAGTAAGAGATGCTATGGTTGAGCTTCTTAAGAGGGCCATATTTTCATGCACAGTTGATGAGTTCAATCAGTATATGGAGCAAATTAAAAGTGAATCTGATAAGCTTGCTGAATGGCTTTTGGAGATCAAACCTGAGCGGTGGTCAGACGCCCTTTTCATGGGGTGGCGGTATGGTCAGTATTCATGTAATATTTCAGACACTGTTGTTGACTGGATCCCCACAAGATATGAGCTTCCAGTTGTGCAGTTGGTTGACACAATAAGATGCAAGCTCATGGAGATGATGTACACACGCCGAGAGTCTTGTAATGAATGGCCTGACGGATTAACGCCTGCAGCTAACCAGAAATTGCAGGAAGAAGTTAGCAAAGCTCACTCACTCAATGTTATGCCCACAGAAAGTGATGGGGATGGTAATTTATTCAAGGTATGCGATGACTCAGTTAATGTTGTCAACATTGAGACGTGTGACTGCACCTGTCGAAAGTGGAATGTTTCTGGgttgccatgcatgcatgcaattgcaGTATTTGAGCGCACTGGGAGGTATGCATATGACTTCTGTGTGGAGTATTTCACGACGAAACGGTACCGCTCGACCTATTCAATGTCCATAAATCCGATACCTGATGTTACCTTAACGGACAATTCTCAGAGTCCAGCGACATTACCATTCCCAATTCAAACTCGTCGACGGGttggcaggccgaaagagaaaccagcTGATCCGCGCATCACAATTAAAAGGGCAGTGCGCTGCAGCAGATGTAAAGGTTATGGTCACAACAAAGCAACTTGCAAAATTCCTATCAGTGGCGAAGCCTTGCCCGCCTTGCCACCAGCTGAGCTCTCCGATGTACACAGTAGGGTGGAGAGTTGCTCTTGA
- the LOC119342165 gene encoding putative B3 domain-containing protein Os06g0632500 — protein MALSVRRQPRYKFAAPVLSPSCLQKLCVPLEFAARLAAGAGDVQEVHVVDLLGKPRRVELCMRPRPDGEVACWLGAGWPEIVRKNGIGEGWSVVLRRERRGMATLTAYDPAFCVARLCTPPAGRFVGVTSKTRPRFIKLLRPDDWEKMTIPDEFVQQHLIGAESCPSSQKALIIGPTGKLWPVELDQRQSDVLYGEVWVEFLTAHDLSEGNILLFRYEVNMSFSVQVLMPNGCMKEYPYLADEADGPSTMLPQSDKQLVAATVSKRSYNKRQVVSAIPATFPAMKAKKVQSQSKPAGVVGRHSFTKQITSYSLKSFFAVKLTFCSSIGLLEACTIQLKTSMEGSARSWPVAFNIANTYGLLTGKGWKRFCRDNECEQNVVPVFCLPMPASLANDSSCSAGYSSGKEINANLACRQAPVNLLKNGKPLLGEKSIPSYPYYQNNQEPGVLSLEEGAGTCKGPMNCHKSLARSYLGKGTSAMGGFDTPQVDDG, from the exons ATGGCGCTCTCCGTCCGCCGCCAACCACGGTACAAGTTCGCCGCGCCGGTGCTGTCGCCGAGCTGCCTCCAGAAGCTG TGCGTTCCGTTGGAGTTCGCGGCGCGGCTCGCGGCCGGCGCCGGGGACGTGCAGGAGGTGCACGTGGTGGACCTGCTCGGCAAGCCCCGGCGCGTGGAGCTGTGCATGCGGCCGCGGCCGGACGGCGAGGTGGCGTGCTGGCTGGGCGCCGGCTGGCCGGAGATCGTCAGGAAGAACGGCATCGGCGAAGGGTGGTCCGTGGTGCTGCGGCGCGAGCGGCGCGGGATGGCCACCCTGACCGCGTACGACCCGGCCTTTTGCGTCGCGCGCCTCTGCACTCCTCCCGCAGGCAGGTTC GTAGGTGTGACGTCCAAGACCAGGCCTCGGTTCATCAAGTTGCTTCGACCAGATGACTGGGAGAAGATG ACAATCCCTGATGAGTTTGTGCAGCAGCACTTGATTGGGGCTGAGAGTTGCCCAAGCAGCCAAAAAGCCTTGATCATTGGCCCTACCGGCAAGTTATGGCCAGTCGAGTTAGATCAACGTCAATCGGACGTGCTGTATGGAGAAGTTTGGGTAGAGTTTCTGACGGCGCATGATCTCTCCGAAGGGAACATCCTGCTGTTCCGGTATGAAGTTAACATGTCGTTTTCGGTTCAGGTGTTAATGCCGAATGGGTGTATGAAGGAGTACCCTTACCTAGCTGATGAGGCAGATGGACCAAGCACTATGCTCCCACAAA GTGACAAGCAGCTTGTAGCTGCAACTGTCAGCAAGAGAAGCTACAACAAGAGACAAGTGGTTTCTGCGATTCCTGCAACGTTTCCTGCAATGAAAGCTAAGAAGGTCCAGTCGCAGAGCAAACCTGCCGGTGTTGTGGGAAGGCACTCATTCACGAAGCAGATCACCAGCTATTCACTTAAAAGCTTCTTT GCTGTGAAATTGACCTTTTGCTCATCAATTGGTCTTCTAGAAGCATGTACAATCCAACTTAAAACATCCATGGAGGGGAGCGCAAGATCTTGGCCAGTAGCTTTCAACATCGCCAACACCTACGGCTTACTAACTGGGAAAGGCTGGAAAAGGTTTTGCCGAGACAACGAG TGCGAGCAAAACGTAGTCCCGGTATTTTGCCTACCAATGCCAGCGTCACTTGCCAATGACAGTTCTTG TTCCGCGGGTTACAGCTCGGGCAAAGAGATCAATGCAAATCTTGCCTGTAGACAAGCACCTGTCAATTTGCT GAAAAATGGAAAACCTTTATTAGGTGAAAAGTCCATTCCATCGTACCCGTACTATCAGAACAACCAG GAACCTGGTGTGCTTTCCCTGGAGGAAGGAGCTGGTACTTGCAAG GGTCCAATGAATTGTCACAAATCATTGGCTCGTTCTTATCTAGGGAAAGGTACGTCTGCCATGGGAGGATTTGATACCCCTCAAGTTGATGACGGCTAG
- the LOC119335289 gene encoding uncharacterized protein LOC119335289 has translation MGGSMSCFGGSGRDYDEAYEQPRRSSRKVRPSDEDGLWYVGERDVDRKATEFIARFHASASYVEAT, from the coding sequence ATGGGAGGGAGCATGTCGTGCTTCGGCGGCAGCGGCCGGGACTACGACGAGGCGTACGAGCAGCCGCGGCGGTCGTCGAGGAAGGTGCGGCCGAGCGACGAGGACGGGCTGTGGTACGTCGGGGAGCGGGACGTCGATAGGAAGGCCACGGAGTTCATCGCCAGGTTCCACGCCTCCGCCAGCTACGTCGAGGCTACCTAG